Part of the Lolium rigidum isolate FL_2022 chromosome 6, APGP_CSIRO_Lrig_0.1, whole genome shotgun sequence genome, gCTAATAAGCACGCTTATAAGCGTTTTTAGACATATCCACGCTACATCATTTCAGTGCTATAAGCGTCTTATAAGTATATTAAGACGCTATATAGACGCTAATAAGCATATTTTTCTACTGACGCTATTTATTTTATACATAGCTATTTTTTTTCCTTGGTATTAAGGGAAGAGAGCGCGCTCGGCTCGGCTCGATCTCTCGTGCCTTTGATAATGCTGCCGTGTCGTTTTCACAAGCACAACGTCTACTCGTGATTAATTACACTTTTTAATTACATTTTCTTATAAACATAATATATATAAATATCGATAGATACCAATTATATCTCGTTTCTACAACAGCGCAGTACCCTAATATCAGTACGGagacacacaaccaaaaaagaaaatgaactAAGAAAACAAAAGTGTCGCTACGGTATTCCAGCCCTAGCAACGATAAGCGAACTAGATCGAACCCTAGGATGATGCCATGGGGGGTCGAGCCGTCGCAGACACCACCACACGCACTGCCTCAGCCTCCACTGCACCTCGTTGTCGTGCGCCGGCGGGCGCCACACTGGACGAGTGCCATCGCCCCACGACCTGGACTCCACCCGTGCCGCCTTGTCCACCCTCCCGCGTGAGGGAAGATTGACGGTCGCGCCATCATGTCCTTCATCTTCGACAACTAGGCGTGGCCGCCTCCGTCGGCGCCGGCAgcggccggcgaggaggagaaggCCTTGGTCGCTAGGGTTTGTGGGGGGCCTCTGGAGCCGCCCTTGCGCAAGCGGCCCGAGAGGGTTTCTTATCGGCAACAGATGTCTCTAATCTCCTTTAACtaactcaaatttagtataactTTATATTAAATCTAAGCCAATTAAAAGAGATCGGAGCGGGTACATCTTACAAGTTACCACTGTGACGTCCAGTTTTTGTGCAGATCACCTACATTTTGCAAGAGAATGTGCATTAGAATTGTAGAGGTAGGGCAGGAACTAACAGTAAGCGGAAACGAGACATTGCCCGGATGGTAGACATGTGCTGATACCTGCCCTACTCGCGAGATTCCGACTTCGAATGCTAGCACCCACTCTCTCGCTGTACGCACCTAAATATCTTCTATTAAACTGCTTGAAGTTTCTTTTAGTGCGTCGTGTCGTCATCGTCGGGTCTGCTAGAGACTACGTAGAACGATAACACGCTGATGAAGTCTGTTGGTGACAGTTAGCTAGTGTCACGACCTCGAGTTCAAATTCAAACAAGATCGAATAGAGAAGGGAATATGGTATGGGAAAGCAAGCAGGAGGTGGATTTCAGAGGTAGAGGATGAGAGACAGGTAACAACGTTTCCATTCGATGCCTTTGACATTACAAGTTCAGGGTCTTATAGATTGACCCGACACTCACTCGGCCCAAGGCCAACCCCTTACTTGGCCCACGGCCCACTAGCTAGTTTACATGTCGCACCGAAGCTGTTCAGTTGTTGTCGACAACAGTCAACAGGTGATGCTTCAGTTGTGACAGCTAGCTCTGACCGTACGCACGCGGCTCTTTGTTCGCTCGGTTCCTCAGTCCTCCCTCTGTGGCGTTCGCCATCACTGTGCATAATTGCAGTCAGtaacttttttttagaaaatactACTACCTTTGTTCATAAAAGGACTTTACAACCTTGTCTAAAATCAGATATATCATGTATCTATCAatttttgtctaaatttaaatatatctagacatTTTTTAGTGTACACATACCTTTGAATTTAGACAAGTCCTACATCTTTTTATGGATGGATGGAATGTTTCAATAGGCGATGATGGGCTGATCGCAGCTAACAGTAGCGGATCAAGAAGCGATCTTAACATTACCAGACTGTTTGTAGGACGGGAGGGTGACGTAGCGAGGGCAATGGCTCCTCCTGCTGCTCGACCACGCGTCGTCAGTCTCCGACCCGCAATCCCGGGGCTGCACAAGATGACATATCCATGCTTCACAACTACAGCAGAAAGTTTGCAGTTGCGGAACTACAGAGGACGTCGTCGGCATTGTGGTAGGTACCTGGTAGTCCTTGTGGAAGCAAAGCCTGAGCTCCTGGACGGAGCCGTTCTTGCAGACGATATGCGGCAGCCTCCCGAAGGCGTGGTCGATGGCGGCCACGATGTGCCCTACctcgtatttcctgccattccgtgGGTAGATGTGCGCTTTCCTCAGGGCTTTCTGCAGAGAGCAGACTGCGTTAGGGTTTCTATGGATCAAGTCACAGCATTACAAAGCAGAGAAATAGGAAAAACAGATGAATTTTGTAGAAATGCAGGTAAGAACAGATGATTGCAAAATAGAGGAATATTGTAGGAACAGTCATTTGGATGGAACACGAAGGAAAACGCAGGAAAAATGTCTTGATCCTAGGCAAACGAGTTTTAAAAGGAGGTTAGACTGCATGTTCAAATTTGTCAAATCACAGGATTACAAACCATAGCAATAGGGAAAAAAAACATGCTGAAACCTCAGATACTTGCTCTGTACTCCTAACTTACGGTGACATTGTATTTGCTGTAGAGGTAGAGTGCGGTGGAGAAGTAGTCGTACTCGTCCTGTATTTCAGGGTAAGCACACGTTCCATGAGTCTCTGCAACGGCGAACAAAGAGAGACTTCGAATGTAAGATAGAGAAGATTAGGATTAGCAGAACTGTATTTTTCTTCTGTCAGTAAATTCAGAAACCAATCGCGCGCGTGGTACACGTGATAAACTATCTCAAACCAACCAAAAAAAAGTAAATTCTTAAACCAATCGCGTGGTACGGTACACGTGATAAGCTATCTCAAACCAACAACAAAAAAGTAAATTCAGAAACCACATACGTACGTACCCCACTGACGAATGCAGTCCAGCGAAACATCAGCACATGCACAGCAGAAACAAAAGAGAAAGCTTTGTGTCGTGAGCGAGCCGTCTGTTTCCTTGATCAGATGTCAATCGATATGCCAATTCACCAACTAACCTCATGCACCCAGAACGGGCCCCTTCCGCCGAAGCAGGTGGACGAATCGCCGCAGTACAGGGACGGCCAGTACCTCTCCAGTATCGGCCTCAACATCGCGATCTGCGGTAGCCAAAACCAAAGCACAACTAGTTTAAGCACATTGACATAATGTGCTTGTAAAACTAATAGAATGTCATTCTGAACTAGGGGTGGGATAATAATTGGACCGCATTGGCATAATTGCAAACAAGTAAATTCATACCTTGTTCATGTTAAATGGAGTGGTTTGTCTGCAGCATGAAGGCCACCCACCGTAGCTGTACTGTGGCCACAGCCCATCTGTCCCCAACAAACAAGAATGAAATTATATTGCAATTGGATGCTGTTTCCCGACCTAAATTCTCTGTATCTGGCAAAAACTAATATCTTGTGCGATCCTCATGTGAAACATTCTGTTTCTGAACTCTAAACATCGCCCAAAGATCAACTGATCAAATGCATTTCAGCATGGGCAGAGCTCGAGTAAATAAGCAAAGCAGATTGGTGGCTGCATCTTCATCAGCATCTCAAATCAAACCAAGTATTGTACTAATACTTACGGATTGTGAACCAGTTCAGAGGGCTTGATCTGCAGAGCGCAAAAGGGAAACGAAAT contains:
- the LOC124668225 gene encoding ribonuclease 2-like; this encodes METTRRGRRLLLSLSFLCLAVLLATASSPATAGRKRRMSGFDYYVLALQWPGSVCRQTNHCCSSNGCCRSSPLNWFTIHGLWPQYSYGGWPSCCRQTTPFNMNKIAMLRPILERYWPSLYCGDSSTCFGGRGPFWVHEWETHGTCAYPEIQDEYDYFSTALYLYSKYNVTKALRKAHIYPRNGRKYEVGHIVAAIDHAFGRLPHIVCKNGSVQELRLCFHKDYQPRDCGSETDDAWSSSRRSHCPRYVTLPSYKQSVMANATEGGLRNRANKEPRAYGQS